A genome region from Patescibacteria group bacterium includes the following:
- a CDS encoding class I SAM-dependent methyltransferase, producing MDAVFAQKLIEKTQDYYEQRAQDFSASRQRDWPLFISFANYIKKGDRVLDLGCGNGRLYPLVSQKGASYLGVDASKRLLQEAKRDYGSAEFQAGNILDLKLPPQSFDVAVLIAVLHHIPSRALRQEALCNAAKLVKAGGLVLLTNWNLFQTKFCSLRLRYNLKKVLGKNKMDFNDVLYKEKRYYHGFTKREIGRLLQNAGLRVVENYYEKDGIKTDRWKGQNLVTVGRK from the coding sequence ATGGATGCTGTTTTCGCCCAAAAATTAATTGAAAAAACCCAGGATTATTATGAACAGCGGGCGCAGGATTTTTCCGCCTCGCGCCAGCGGGATTGGCCGCTTTTTATCTCTTTCGCTAACTATATCAAAAAAGGTGATAGAGTGTTAGATTTGGGCTGCGGCAACGGCAGGCTTTATCCTTTAGTTTCGCAGAAAGGGGCAAGTTATCTTGGCGTAGATGCAAGTAAAAGATTATTGCAAGAAGCAAAAAGGGATTACGGCAGCGCAGAATTCCAGGCAGGAAATATTTTAGACCTAAAACTGCCTCCGCAGTCTTTTGATGTAGCTGTGTTAATTGCGGTTTTGCACCATATCCCAAGCCGCGCGTTGCGGCAAGAGGCTCTTTGCAATGCGGCAAAGTTAGTCAAAGCTGGCGGATTAGTGTTGCTCACGAATTGGAATCTTTTCCAAACCAAGTTTTGTTCCCTGCGACTGCGTTATAATTTAAAGAAAGTGTTGGGGAAAAATAAAATGGATTTTAATGATGTCCTTTATAAAGAAAAAAGATATTACCACGGATTTACTAAAAGGGAAATAGGGAGGCTTTTGCAAAATGCTGGCTTGCGGGTTGTAGAAAATTATTATGAAAAGGATGGAATAAAGACGGATAGATGGAAGGGGCAGAATCTTGTAACGGTGGGGAGGAAATAA
- the rsmA gene encoding 16S rRNA (adenine(1518)-N(6)/adenine(1519)-N(6))-dimethyltransferase RsmA, protein MKNFNSRKQKTIKPKLGQHFLFDETILNKIVDAGEVRRSDVILEIGPGKGDLTQKLAMRARKVVAVELDRDLARELERKFKPFRAVVIVPDDIIKFSIFNFKFAKDYKVIGNIPFYITGKILRKFTASKKRPKMMVLLVQKEVAKRVCARPGKMSVLTVAVQTFGSPEIVDYVSRDKFSPPPEVDSAILRIRMYPHSELARELHWYNRRGFLRVTAEEMDNKEAEFFRLIKIGFASPRKQIHNNLKNGYLLTDEEVTSWLKAAGVKRTARAQELGVVDWINLLKSKKSNL, encoded by the coding sequence ATGAAAAATTTTAACTCCAGAAAACAAAAAACAATCAAACCAAAACTCGGTCAGCATTTTTTGTTTGACGAGACGATTTTAAATAAAATCGTGGACGCGGGGGAGGTGCGGCGGAGCGATGTCATCTTGGAAATTGGTCCGGGCAAGGGCGACCTTACCCAAAAATTGGCGATGCGGGCGCGCAAAGTTGTCGCCGTGGAATTAGACAGAGATTTGGCTCGCGAGTTGGAACGCAAATTCAAGCCTTTCCGCGCCGTGGTAATAGTTCCGGACGACATCATCAAGTTTTCCATTTTCAATTTTAAGTTTGCCAAAGATTATAAAGTTATTGGCAACATCCCTTTTTACATCACGGGGAAGATTTTAAGAAAATTTACCGCCAGTAAAAAAAGACCTAAAATGATGGTCTTGTTGGTGCAAAAGGAAGTGGCGAAACGGGTTTGCGCCCGCCCTGGGAAAATGAGTGTTTTAACAGTCGCGGTGCAGACCTTTGGCAGCCCGGAAATTGTGGATTATGTAAGCCGCGATAAATTTTCACCTCCGCCGGAGGTAGATTCAGCGATTTTAAGGATCAGGATGTATCCGCACTCCGAGCTTGCCCGCGAACTTCACTGGTATAATCGCCGCGGGTTTTTGCGCGTTACTGCCGAGGAGATGGATAACAAAGAAGCGGAGTTTTTTCGTTTAATTAAAATTGGCTTTGCGAGTCCCAGAAAACAAATCCATAATAATTTAAAAAATGGTTATCTTTTAACGGATGAAGAGGTAACCTCTTGGCTTAAAGCCGCGGGAGTCAAAAGGACAGCGAGGGCGCAGGAGCTGGGCGTGGTGGATTGGATAAACTTATTAAAAAGTAAAAAGTCAAATCTATAA
- the trmD gene encoding tRNA (guanosine(37)-N1)-methyltransferase TrmD — translation MTFDILTIFPKIFDSYFSGSILGRAQNKGLVKIKIHNLRDYARDKHKTTDDVPYGGGAGMVMKIEPIHRALKKILPKRVSPEGISRHNSSSRVILLSSRGKTFNQKMARDLSHFKKLIFVCGHYEGVDQRVADYFVDEEISIGNFVLTGGELPAMVIVDAVSRLIPGVLGNAESLNEESFSLPENNIEYPHYTRPENFQGLKVPQVLLSGNHQKIKEWREKNKK, via the coding sequence ATGACTTTTGACATTCTCACAATCTTCCCCAAAATTTTTGACTCCTATTTTAGCGGGAGTATTTTAGGGCGCGCCCAGAATAAAGGATTGGTCAAAATTAAGATTCATAATTTGCGGGATTACGCGCGCGACAAACATAAAACCACGGATGATGTGCCCTACGGAGGCGGCGCTGGGATGGTGATGAAAATTGAGCCTATCCATCGCGCTTTAAAAAAGATTCTCCCGAAGAGAGTTAGCCCCGAGGGCATCTCCCGCCACAATTCTTCCAGCCGGGTAATTCTGCTTTCCAGCCGTGGCAAGACTTTTAACCAGAAAATGGCTCGCGATCTTAGCCATTTTAAAAAATTGATTTTTGTTTGCGGGCATTATGAAGGCGTGGATCAAAGAGTGGCGGATTATTTTGTGGATGAAGAGATATCCATCGGCAACTTTGTTTTAACCGGCGGCGAGCTTCCCGCGATGGTGATTGTGGACGCAGTGAGCCGGCTCATTCCCGGAGTTTTAGGCAACGCGGAATCCTTGAATGAGGAATCATTTTCTCTGCCCGAAAATAATATTGAATACCCCCATTACACCCGCCCCGAGAATTTTCAAGGCTTGAAAGTTCCGCAGGTGCTTTTATCCGGCAATCATCAGAAAATAAAAGAGTGGAGGGAGAAAAATAAAAAATAA
- a CDS encoding DUF3160 domain-containing protein, with product MKQTKTPLEQPKAELNKQESASNSPNELESASPISSLSLPEPSPKKRWFWWAIAAAAVVFLAVVSAGGYVAYNRYFKAKGEGKKPVTALDFKSNIGSLVQVKGAAAQNFASFEAEKVNVTPKVASYKIEKDLENVENKEQFSELTAAAQNLLEKNTFVVTEGSYKEFFQIYENNRYDSVPNFITVDSVLHNFHLLFDYSLKKLEEEKLIQALRELNAGMLVASETQLEALRGTAWENAALRNVAFFTVATKLLEPAAPVGGEVADVVGEELNLIEKREGITESPLMNKGQASADYREDYSQYIPRGHYSKSEDLQRYFKTMMWYGRMTFRQKSDDETRSAILASLALGQKEANFTNWEKIYEPTNFFVGKSDDITFYQYLEILKRVYGDDINLDKLLSQDNFIIFMGQAKELTPPQINSIPIFDESINPDREEEIKGFRVMGQRFTIDASIFQRLIYREVKENKKGQRRMLPEGLDIPAALGSEEAYSILKAGGADDYQNYPENMRKMREYLAGLDQQTWTQNLYWGWLYSLNPILLAKGEGYPEFMQNEAWVRKNLNGYLGSWTELKHDTILYAKQVYAEMGAGPSEKYDDRGYVEPEPEVYARLAGLAKMLSDGLEMRGILSEEQGESINQLKEIADQLKIIAEKELEGKGLSEEEYNFIRFYGGELEHLWLSVMKDMNVQSASEVDDHPGALAADVATDPNGVVLEEATGNIFPIYVVAPVEGKLKIAKGGIYSHYEFLQPLSNRLTDEEWWKILSGESSQKMPSLPKWTESFIAE from the coding sequence ATGAAACAAACAAAGACTCCTTTAGAACAACCCAAAGCAGAATTAAACAAACAAGAATCCGCAAGTAATAGCCCTAATGAGTTGGAGAGCGCTTCTCCAATAAGCTCTCTTTCGCTCCCGGAGCCTTCTCCAAAAAAAAGATGGTTTTGGTGGGCAATCGCTGCGGCGGCTGTGGTATTTTTAGCCGTGGTTTCGGCTGGGGGCTATGTTGCCTATAATCGCTATTTTAAAGCCAAAGGAGAGGGAAAAAAGCCAGTTACTGCCCTTGATTTTAAGAGCAATATCGGGAGTTTGGTGCAGGTGAAAGGCGCGGCGGCGCAGAATTTCGCGAGCTTTGAGGCGGAAAAGGTAAACGTAACGCCGAAAGTGGCTTCTTACAAAATAGAAAAGGATTTGGAAAATGTGGAAAATAAAGAGCAGTTTAGCGAATTGACTGCGGCGGCGCAGAATTTATTAGAAAAGAATACTTTCGTGGTGACAGAAGGGAGCTATAAGGAGTTCTTTCAAATTTATGAAAACAACCGTTACGATTCTGTGCCCAATTTCATTACCGTGGATTCGGTTTTGCACAATTTTCACCTTCTTTTTGACTATAGTTTAAAAAAACTAGAAGAGGAGAAGCTGATTCAGGCCCTGCGGGAGCTTAATGCCGGAATGCTTGTTGCTTCGGAAACGCAATTAGAGGCTTTGCGCGGGACGGCTTGGGAAAACGCGGCTTTGCGCAATGTTGCCTTTTTCACAGTTGCCACGAAACTATTAGAACCCGCGGCGCCAGTGGGGGGCGAGGTTGCGGATGTGGTGGGCGAGGAGCTAAATCTTATAGAGAAGCGCGAGGGTATTACAGAGTCGCCTTTAATGAACAAGGGTCAGGCTAGCGCTGATTATAGGGAAGATTATTCGCAGTATATTCCGCGCGGTCATTACTCCAAGTCCGAAGATTTGCAAAGATATTTTAAAACAATGATGTGGTATGGTCGGATGACCTTTAGGCAAAAAAGCGATGATGAAACCCGCTCCGCGATTTTGGCAAGTTTAGCTCTAGGCCAAAAAGAAGCGAATTTCACGAATTGGGAGAAGATTTACGAGCCGACGAACTTTTTTGTCGGTAAATCGGACGACATCACTTTTTACCAATATTTAGAGATTCTAAAGCGGGTTTACGGCGATGACATTAATCTGGATAAATTGCTCTCGCAAGACAACTTCATTATTTTTATGGGACAAGCCAAGGAGCTGACGCCGCCACAGATTAACTCAATACCTATTTTTGATGAATCAATTAATCCGGATCGCGAGGAGGAGATTAAAGGTTTCCGTGTGATGGGTCAGCGATTTACGATTGACGCCTCTATTTTTCAAAGACTGATTTACCGCGAGGTTAAGGAAAACAAAAAGGGTCAGCGGAGGATGCTGCCGGAGGGGTTGGATATTCCAGCGGCCTTGGGTAGTGAGGAGGCATACAGCATTCTAAAAGCGGGTGGAGCGGATGATTACCAGAATTATCCTGAAAATATGCGCAAAATGCGTGAATATTTAGCAGGCCTTGACCAACAAACTTGGACCCAGAATCTTTATTGGGGCTGGCTTTATTCCTTAAATCCAATATTGCTTGCTAAGGGAGAAGGCTATCCGGAGTTTATGCAAAATGAAGCTTGGGTAAGGAAAAACTTAAATGGCTATCTTGGTTCTTGGACAGAGTTAAAGCATGATACGATTCTTTATGCCAAGCAGGTTTATGCCGAAATGGGCGCAGGGCCATCAGAAAAATATGATGACCGCGGCTATGTGGAGCCCGAGCCAGAGGTCTATGCAAGGTTAGCTGGTCTAGCCAAGATGCTTTCGGATGGTCTGGAAATGCGCGGGATTTTATCGGAGGAACAGGGGGAGAGCATTAACCAATTAAAAGAAATCGCGGATCAGCTCAAAATCATCGCGGAAAAAGAATTGGAAGGCAAGGGTTTGTCCGAGGAAGAGTATAATTTTATCCGCTTTTACGGCGGGGAGCTGGAGCATCTTTGGCTCTCTGTGATGAAGGATATGAATGTTCAAAGCGCGAGTGAGGTAGATGATCATCCTGGAGCGCTTGCCGCCGATGTTGCTACTGACCCGAACGGCGTCGTGCTGGAAGAAGCCACGGGTAATATTTTTCCTATCTATGTGGTGGCGCCAGTGGAAGGTAAACTGAAAATCGCGAAAGGCGGGATTTATTCTCATTATGAATTTCTACAGCCTTTATCCAACCGTTTAACAGACGAAGAATGGTGGAAAATTTTATCCGGCGAAAGCAGCCAGAAGATGCCGAGTTTACCGAAATGGACGGAGAGTTTTATTGCTGAATAG
- a CDS encoding GIY-YIG nuclease family protein, with protein MYYVYFLLSLKNNNLYVGSTENVKVRFKRHNSVKVKSTKAYCPWRLLVYKEFPTRSEAMEMEKFYKTHQQKDLLKVEYGLVAK; from the coding sequence ATGTATTATGTATATTTTTTACTTAGCCTAAAAAATAATAATTTGTATGTAGGCAGTACGGAAAATGTGAAAGTTAGATTTAAACGACATAACAGCGTTAAGGTAAAATCAACTAAAGCATATTGTCCGTGGCGGTTGTTAGTTTATAAGGAATTTCCGACCCGTAGTGAGGCAATGGAAATGGAGAAATTCTATAAAACTCACCAACAGAAGGATTTGCTGAAAGTTGAATATGGCCTAGTGGCGAAGTAG
- a CDS encoding Type 1 glutamine amidotransferase-like domain-containing protein, with the protein MKTLLLTSAGMNVKEEILKLLPRPANQIKLAHITTASKAEDDISYVKKDSQIMADVGFDVQEIDIEGKNEDELRRLFGDQDIIYVQGGNTFYLLKCVRESGFGKIVKELIQKGVIYIGVSAGSCIACPTIEMAYWKHPDRNTFGLTDLRALNLVPFLLSVHFKPEYASVLKKEISTSKYPVKILTDEQAILVRNGKIKLVGNGAEIKI; encoded by the coding sequence ATGAAAACACTACTCTTAACCTCTGCTGGTATGAATGTCAAGGAAGAAATTTTAAAACTTCTCCCTAGACCAGCCAATCAAATAAAACTTGCCCATATTACTACTGCTTCAAAAGCCGAGGATGACATTTCTTATGTTAAAAAAGACAGCCAAATAATGGCTGATGTTGGATTTGATGTGCAAGAAATTGATATTGAGGGCAAGAACGAGGATGAATTAAGGAGGCTCTTTGGCGATCAGGATATTATTTATGTTCAAGGTGGCAATACTTTTTATTTATTGAAATGCGTTAGAGAGAGCGGCTTTGGCAAGATTGTAAAGGAGCTTATTCAAAAAGGCGTTATTTATATTGGCGTCAGCGCGGGAAGTTGTATCGCTTGCCCTACAATAGAAATGGCATATTGGAAACATCCAGATAGAAATACATTCGGATTAACCGATTTGAGAGCTTTAAACTTAGTACCCTTTCTGCTGTCAGTACATTTTAAGCCAGAATATGCTTCAGTTCTCAAGAAGGAAATTTCAACTTCAAAGTATCCGGTTAAAATACTTACAGATGAACAAGCGATTCTTGTGAGAAATGGGAAGATTAAATTGGTAGGCAATGGTGCAGAAATTAAAATTTAG
- a CDS encoding endonuclease, with product MPTKISLNNLYTLLLCYYGAQHWWPISCGTRKKSERGLSGAQLEIMLGAILTQNTAWKNVELALANLSGARLLDWHKLQNTPKRSLARCVKPAGYYNQKAGYIKNLVKKILKEPWQENDSLERLRRYFLAIKGIGEETADSILLYALGKPSFVVDAYTKRLFSRLGLIPGKATYAAIQDFVRKDLTLRGNKVKLYQEFHALIVKHIKEFCHPKPKCEKCVLKRQCNYH from the coding sequence ATGCCAACGAAGATATCTTTAAATAATTTATATACGCTTTTGTTATGTTATTACGGCGCCCAGCATTGGTGGCCTATTTCTTGCGGAACAAGAAAGAAGAGTGAACGCGGTTTATCTGGCGCCCAGCTTGAGATTATGCTCGGCGCGATTTTAACGCAGAACACCGCCTGGAAAAATGTAGAGCTCGCTTTAGCAAATTTATCCGGGGCAAGGCTCTTAGATTGGCATAAATTGCAAAATACACCCAAGCGCAGCCTTGCCAGGTGCGTTAAGCCGGCAGGCTATTATAACCAAAAAGCAGGGTATATTAAAAATTTGGTCAAAAAAATTTTGAAGGAGCCTTGGCAGGAGAATGATTCTTTGGAGCGATTGCGCCGATATTTTCTCGCGATAAAAGGCATTGGCGAGGAAACAGCGGATTCCATACTTCTTTATGCCTTGGGAAAACCAAGTTTTGTAGTGGACGCTTACACCAAAAGATTATTTTCGCGCTTGGGTCTTATTCCTGGAAAAGCGACTTACGCGGCAATTCAGGATTTTGTCCGTAAAGATTTAACTTTAAGAGGAAATAAGGTAAAATTATATCAGGAATTCCACGCTTTAATCGTGAAACACATAAAGGAATTTTGCCATCCCAAACCAAAATGCGAGAAATGTGTTTTAAAAAGACAATGTAATTATCATTAA
- a CDS encoding tRNA uridine(34) 5-carboxymethylaminomethyl modification radical SAM/GNAT enzyme Elp3 has product MNKINQLAIERAIDEKIKSKAELNGLKRRILKKTHGQFPRDLDLLKTYRALLRQKKIKRNPALENLLTTRAVRTLSGIAAITVLTKPFKCKGRCIYCPQEEGMPKSYLKNEPAASRAFLTAFDPSLQVKTRLASLTLTGHNTEKIELIILGGSFAAYPKAYQRIFMQRCIEMLNGRKSRNLARAQKQNETACHRLVGLSIEVRPDEVNLKNLKWWRSLGVTRVEIGVQTIHDDILKKCRRGHSVKATALATRLLKDWGFKVVYHLMPNLPCSTPQKDLKVFQTLFSDARFQPDQIKIYPVVVLKTAPLYKVWKAGCFQPYSAATLNHLLIKIKKGVPPYVRIIRLIRDIPSNSIIAGNKITNLRQILKENNVQCRCIRCREAKNAPLGKIYPRILKYPASSGTEYYLSYENKSKTTLYAHLRLRFPSLKSAFHTCAIIREVHTYGQVASLQTQNQSATQHHGLGKRLIKKAEQIAQKNGYQRIMVIAGIGVREYYRRLGYKSGKFGYMVKSIKTRFL; this is encoded by the coding sequence ATGAATAAAATCAATCAATTAGCTATTGAACGCGCTATTGACGAAAAAATTAAATCAAAGGCAGAATTAAACGGTTTAAAGCGCAGAATTCTGAAAAAAACACACGGTCAATTTCCGCGCGATTTGGATTTATTGAAAACCTATCGCGCCCTTTTAAGGCAAAAAAAAATAAAAAGAAACCCAGCCTTAGAAAATTTATTAACCACCCGTGCTGTCCGCACGCTCTCCGGCATTGCCGCGATCACAGTTTTAACCAAGCCTTTTAAATGCAAGGGGCGATGTATTTACTGCCCGCAGGAAGAAGGGATGCCGAAAAGCTATCTTAAGAATGAACCGGCGGCGAGCCGCGCTTTTTTAACCGCTTTTGACCCCTCTCTGCAAGTCAAAACCCGGCTTGCTTCTCTCACTCTCACAGGGCACAATACGGAAAAAATTGAACTTATTATTTTGGGCGGCTCTTTCGCGGCTTACCCCAAAGCATACCAAAGGATTTTTATGCAAAGATGCATTGAGATGTTAAACGGACGGAAAAGCCGCAACCTTGCGCGAGCCCAAAAACAGAATGAAACTGCCTGCCACCGCTTGGTAGGTCTTTCTATTGAGGTAAGACCAGACGAAGTCAACCTGAAAAATCTAAAGTGGTGGCGCAGCTTGGGCGTAACGCGCGTGGAAATCGGCGTCCAGACCATTCACGACGATATCCTTAAAAAATGCCGGCGCGGCCACAGCGTCAAGGCGACGGCGCTCGCCACGCGACTGCTCAAAGACTGGGGCTTTAAGGTTGTTTATCACTTAATGCCTAATCTGCCCTGCTCCACGCCCCAAAAAGATTTAAAAGTATTCCAGACTTTATTTTCCGATGCCCGTTTTCAGCCAGACCAAATCAAAATCTATCCCGTAGTCGTTTTAAAGACCGCGCCCCTTTACAAGGTCTGGAAGGCTGGGTGTTTCCAGCCTTATTCCGCCGCCACGCTCAACCATCTGCTCATTAAAATCAAAAAGGGCGTGCCGCCCTATGTCCGCATTATCCGTTTAATCCGCGATATTCCGAGCAACTCAATCATTGCGGGCAATAAAATCACGAATCTGCGCCAGATTTTAAAAGAGAATAACGTGCAATGCCGTTGCATCCGCTGCCGCGAAGCCAAAAACGCGCCCTTGGGCAAAATCTATCCGCGCATACTAAAATATCCAGCCTCTTCCGGCACTGAATATTATTTAAGCTACGAAAATAAAAGTAAAACCACGCTTTACGCGCACCTCCGCCTGCGTTTTCCCTCGCTCAAATCTGCCTTCCATACTTGCGCCATTATCCGCGAGGTGCATACCTACGGTCAAGTAGCATCGCTTCAAACTCAAAATCAGTCTGCCACACAGCACCACGGTTTGGGCAAAAGGTTGATTAAAAAAGCAGAACAAATTGCGCAAAAGAATGGTTATCAAAGAATTATGGTGATCGCTGGAATTGGAGTAAGAGAATATTATCGGAGACTAGGATATAAATCAGGCAAATTTGGCTATATGGTTAAAAGCATAAAAACCCGATTCTTATAA
- the rdgB gene encoding RdgB/HAM1 family non-canonical purine NTP pyrophosphatase has protein sequence MLYFVTSSRNKFLEAKAILKMPLKQISLDLPEIQAVEVDEISRFKAKLAYEKVKKPCLVEDTGLYIRALNGFPGALAKWVEKTMGWNKFADLLKDLKDRRAYAQCVVCYYDGKKYCFGKGKVAGSISPKPRGVNNFGWDCIFIPKGFRKTWAEMSATEKNQISHRKKALEGLTLTNSMKSAIMKA, from the coding sequence ATGCTATACTTCGTTACTAGCAGCAGAAATAAATTTTTAGAAGCCAAAGCAATTCTTAAAATGCCGCTCAAGCAGATTAGTTTGGATTTGCCCGAAATTCAAGCTGTAGAGGTGGATGAGATTTCGCGCTTCAAGGCAAAACTGGCATATGAGAAGGTTAAGAAGCCTTGTTTGGTGGAAGACACGGGACTATATATCCGCGCCCTAAATGGTTTTCCGGGCGCTTTGGCTAAATGGGTGGAGAAGACAATGGGCTGGAATAAATTCGCGGATTTGCTGAAGGATTTAAAAGACCGCCGCGCTTATGCCCAATGCGTTGTCTGTTATTATGACGGCAAAAAATATTGTTTCGGCAAAGGCAAGGTTGCAGGCAGTATTAGCCCGAAACCGAGGGGAGTGAATAATTTTGGCTGGGATTGCATCTTTATTCCTAAAGGCTTTCGCAAGACTTGGGCGGAAATGAGTGCAACCGAGAAAAACCAGATTTCCCACCGCAAAAAAGCTTTAGAGGGTTTAACATTGACAAATTCTATGAAAAGTGCTATAATGAAAGCTTAA
- a CDS encoding CapA family protein, which translates to MFSKILFWSIVPLIVIIGVALFRILPINEPFTYFKESRKRLPLSAEVKEKSEAVLEKPSLPVPADPLVHLVAVGDMMLSRNVGQKMVEYNDYQYPFRKMGQFLQNADITFGNLESPLLAGEPVYTPSMVFRADPECAGALTKVGFDVLSLANNHIMNQGDKGLKKTLELLEQEGIQGIGAGLSREKAHQAAIVERNNLKIAFLAYTYAGNTEAKENNAGAAIMNAEDLKSDLARAKKEADLVIVSMHAGTEYKRAPNERQIAFARQAIDAGADLVIGHHPHWFQTVEKYKGKYIIYSLGNFVFDQMWSEETREGMVADIYLDRDGVVELNFLPVKIFDYSQPQFVSPSEQNRLLKMLGIALDEQPSFSFQNGAYQEGISLGLKSGAVFAGIPSLLNQDLDQDTKEEKITLDQGLVKVFQNETKIWESDPAWVVNDYTVGDFNGDAKPDLALALWKKGDYAENSPLANTENKEHWGSHLFLYNLKRATPASPEARDGGQGALDLIWGSSILDKPLLEIEAGDFNKDQKSELVALEGAYEHPESKTSQNLNVLSWNGWGFTKDWGKGGGYYNLRVYSVPEVTILVNQAD; encoded by the coding sequence ATGTTTTCCAAAATTTTATTTTGGTCCATCGTTCCGCTTATTGTCATTATTGGGGTGGCGCTTTTTAGAATTTTGCCTATTAACGAGCCGTTCACTTACTTTAAAGAGAGCCGAAAAAGATTACCTCTGTCCGCGGAAGTTAAAGAGAAAAGTGAAGCAGTATTAGAAAAGCCGAGTCTGCCCGTTCCCGCAGATCCTTTAGTTCATCTCGTGGCAGTGGGCGATATGATGCTTTCGCGCAATGTAGGCCAAAAGATGGTGGAATATAATGATTATCAATATCCTTTTCGGAAAATGGGGCAATTTTTGCAAAACGCGGATATCACTTTCGGCAATTTAGAGTCGCCCTTGCTTGCCGGTGAGCCCGTGTATACTCCCAGTATGGTTTTTCGCGCGGATCCGGAATGCGCGGGAGCGCTGACCAAGGTCGGTTTTGATGTTTTATCCTTAGCCAATAACCATATTATGAACCAAGGGGATAAAGGTCTTAAAAAAACTTTGGAATTATTAGAGCAAGAGGGCATTCAAGGCATTGGCGCCGGATTGAGTCGCGAAAAGGCGCATCAAGCGGCAATAGTGGAAAGAAATAATCTTAAAATCGCTTTTTTAGCTTATACTTACGCTGGCAACACCGAAGCCAAGGAGAATAACGCCGGCGCGGCGATAATGAACGCAGAGGATTTAAAAAGTGATTTAGCGCGAGCGAAAAAAGAAGCGGATTTGGTGATTGTTTCTATGCACGCGGGCACAGAGTATAAGCGCGCCCCCAACGAGAGGCAAATCGCTTTTGCCCGCCAAGCGATTGACGCGGGCGCGGATTTAGTGATTGGCCATCATCCGCATTGGTTTCAGACCGTGGAAAAATATAAAGGCAAATATATTATCTATTCTTTGGGTAATTTTGTTTTTGACCAGATGTGGAGTGAGGAGACGCGGGAGGGGATGGTCGCGGACATTTATCTGGACCGCGATGGCGTAGTAGAGCTGAATTTTTTACCCGTCAAAATTTTTGATTACAGTCAGCCCCAGTTTGTTTCTCCAAGCGAACAGAACAGGCTCCTTAAAATGTTGGGCATTGCTTTAGACGAACAGCCTTCCTTTTCTTTTCAAAATGGAGCGTATCAGGAAGGGATAAGTTTAGGCTTGAAAAGCGGGGCTGTCTTTGCGGGGATTCCTTCTCTCCTTAATCAAGATTTAGATCAGGATACCAAAGAAGAAAAGATTACTTTGGATCAAGGCTTGGTTAAAGTTTTTCAAAATGAAACAAAGATTTGGGAAAGCGATCCCGCTTGGGTGGTTAATGATTATACGGTTGGCGATTTTAACGGCGACGCCAAACCCGACCTTGCTTTAGCCCTGTGGAAAAAAGGGGATTACGCGGAGAACTCGCCCCTTGCGAATACGGAAAACAAAGAACATTGGGGAAGCCACTTGTTTTTATATAATCTGAAAAGAGCCACGCCCGCCTCGCCTGAAGCTCGCGATGGCGGGCAGGGCGCGCTTGATTTAATCTGGGGCTCGTCAATTTTAGATAAACCTCTTTTAGAGATTGAGGCGGGAGATTTCAATAAGGATCAGAAATCAGAACTGGTCGCTTTGGAAGGAGCATACGAGCATCCTGAAAGTAAAACCTCCCAAAATTTAAATGTTCTTTCTTGGAATGGCTGGGGGTTCACGAAAGATTGGGGAAAAGGAGGAGGGTATTATAATCTTAGAGTTTACTCTGTACCAGAAGTTACAATATTAGTGAATCAGGCAGACTGA
- a CDS encoding GIY-YIG nuclease family protein, with protein MYFVYILRCQDDCLYTGITWNLAKRIKEHNLGLTPFTKNKLPVKLVYVESFGIRQQAHSREKEIKGWRREKKENLIKEFSLR; from the coding sequence ATGTATTTTGTTTATATTTTACGTTGCCAAGATGATTGTTTGTATACTGGCATCACTTGGAATTTAGCGAAAAGGATAAAAGAACACAATCTCGGATTGACTCCATTCACAAAAAACAAATTACCAGTCAAATTGGTTTATGTGGAAAGTTTTGGAATTCGCCAGCAAGCACATAGTAGAGAAAAAGAAATCAAAGGTTGGAGGAGAGAGAAAAAAGAAAATTTAATAAAAGAGTTTAGTTTACGCTGA